Proteins co-encoded in one Desulfofundulus luciae genomic window:
- the rsmD gene encoding 16S rRNA (guanine(966)-N(2))-methyltransferase RsmD — protein sequence MRQDTGGKESSVLRVIAGIAKNSRLKIPRGWSGRPTADRVKESLFNIMGPRIPGSHFLDLYAGTGNVGIEALSRGAARVVFVERDKRAVKIIRDNLVHVGLAQRAEVLAQDVFLALRQLSGQQFDVVFLDPPYEQNLELPTLEAIDRHGLLARGGIVVAESSKRQALPGEVGRLVQYRQHQVGDTMLSFYQPGIAGEED from the coding sequence TTGCGTCAAGACACAGGAGGAAAGGAATCGTCAGTATTGCGAGTTATTGCCGGCATTGCCAAAAATAGCCGTTTAAAAATTCCCCGGGGATGGAGCGGGCGACCCACTGCCGACCGGGTTAAAGAATCCCTGTTCAATATTATGGGCCCGCGGATTCCCGGTTCTCACTTCCTGGATCTTTACGCCGGTACAGGTAACGTGGGTATCGAAGCCTTGAGCCGTGGTGCCGCCCGGGTAGTATTTGTGGAGCGGGATAAAAGGGCAGTCAAAATCATCCGGGATAACCTTGTTCATGTGGGCTTGGCGCAAAGGGCTGAGGTGCTGGCGCAAGACGTTTTCCTGGCTTTGAGGCAACTGAGCGGACAGCAGTTCGATGTGGTTTTCCTGGATCCACCCTATGAACAAAACCTGGAGTTGCCCACCCTGGAGGCCATTGATCGTCATGGGCTGCTTGCTCGCGGCGGCATTGTAGTGGCCGAAAGCAGCAAACGGCAGGCACTTCCCGGTGAGGTGGGACGGCTGGTGCAATACCGGCAACATCAAGTGGGAGATACCATGCTTTCATTTTACCAGCCCGGCATTGCCGGAGAGGAGGATTAA